One Streptomyces lincolnensis genomic region harbors:
- a CDS encoding SDR family oxidoreductase, which produces MSRVSLEGQVAVVTGAARGVGELLARKLSARGAKVALVGLEPDALKQVAERLHGDADHWYADVTDHEAMTRVAREVKERFGKVDIVVANAGVATGGPFVDSDPVAWRRVIEVNLIGSAVTARAFLPVLMESRGYLLQIASLAAITPAPMMTAYCASKSGVEAYAHSLRAEVGYKGVRVGVGYLSWTDTDMVRGADQDDVMRELRQRLPWPADKTYPLGPAVDRLVAGIERRAGHVYGQWWLRGMQGMRGYLPGLVGTVGQREMRRFGERLEGMRVGLVGAGGEADEAARAEGRITQRD; this is translated from the coding sequence ATGAGCAGGGTCAGCCTCGAAGGACAGGTCGCCGTCGTCACGGGCGCCGCGCGGGGGGTCGGGGAACTGCTCGCGCGCAAGCTGTCCGCGCGCGGCGCGAAGGTGGCGCTGGTCGGTCTCGAACCGGACGCGCTCAAGCAGGTCGCCGAACGGCTGCACGGCGACGCCGACCACTGGTACGCCGACGTCACCGACCACGAGGCGATGACCCGCGTCGCGCGCGAGGTCAAGGAGCGGTTCGGGAAGGTCGACATCGTGGTCGCCAACGCCGGGGTCGCGACCGGCGGGCCCTTCGTGGACTCCGACCCGGTGGCCTGGCGGCGGGTCATCGAGGTCAACCTCATCGGCTCGGCGGTGACCGCCCGGGCCTTCCTGCCGGTGCTGATGGAGAGCCGGGGATATCTGCTCCAGATCGCCTCCCTGGCCGCCATCACCCCTGCGCCGATGATGACCGCGTACTGCGCGTCCAAGTCCGGCGTGGAGGCGTACGCGCACAGCCTGCGGGCCGAGGTCGGGTACAAGGGCGTGCGGGTCGGCGTCGGGTACCTGTCCTGGACCGACACGGACATGGTGCGCGGGGCCGACCAGGACGACGTCATGCGGGAGCTGCGGCAGCGGCTGCCCTGGCCGGCCGACAAGACGTATCCGCTCGGGCCCGCCGTGGACCGGCTCGTGGCCGGCATCGAGCGGCGGGCCGGTCATGTGTACGGGCAGTGGTGGCTGCGCGGGATGCAGGGCATGCGCGGGTACCTGCCCGGGCTCGTCGGGACCGTCGGGCAGCGGGAGATGCGGCGGTTCGGGGAGCGGTTGGAGGGCATGCGGGTCGGGCTCGTCGGTGCAGGTGGGGAGGCCGATGAGGCGGCCCGGGCGGAGGGTCGCATCACCCAGCGTGACTGA
- a CDS encoding alpha/beta fold hydrolase → MSRLGHVTTGPYTPPVPARELTAVSADGARLHVEVHGPDGAPAVVLAHGWTCSTAFWAAQIRALAADHRVIAYDQRGHGRSPASPACSPEALADDLEAVLEATLAPRERAVIAGHSMGGMTVMAAAGRPGLREHAAAVLLCSTGSSRLVAEATVLPMRPGRVRTWLTHHVLGSRAPLGPVTPLARRILKYATMGAGSAPAMVEACARIVHACPRRVRYAWAHVLDLLDLDHAVRELRVPTVVVVGTADRLTPPAQARSLAAALPDCLGVTELPGVGHMTPVEAPEPVSARIRELAVTYLTIKEDA, encoded by the coding sequence GTGAGCCGCCTCGGGCACGTCACCACCGGCCCCTACACCCCGCCCGTCCCGGCCCGCGAGCTGACGGCCGTCTCCGCCGACGGCGCCCGCCTGCACGTCGAGGTCCACGGCCCCGACGGCGCCCCCGCCGTCGTCCTCGCCCACGGCTGGACCTGCTCCACCGCCTTCTGGGCCGCCCAGATCCGCGCCCTGGCCGCCGACCACCGCGTCATCGCCTACGACCAACGCGGCCACGGACGCAGCCCGGCGAGCCCGGCATGCAGTCCCGAAGCCCTCGCCGACGACCTGGAAGCCGTACTCGAAGCGACCCTCGCGCCCCGGGAGCGGGCCGTGATCGCCGGGCACTCCATGGGCGGGATGACGGTGATGGCCGCGGCCGGCCGCCCCGGCCTGCGCGAGCACGCGGCCGCCGTCCTGCTGTGCAGCACGGGTTCGTCGCGGCTGGTCGCCGAGGCGACGGTCCTGCCGATGCGGCCGGGGCGGGTGCGCACCTGGCTGACCCACCACGTCCTCGGCTCGCGCGCCCCGCTCGGGCCGGTCACACCGCTCGCCCGGCGGATCCTGAAGTACGCGACGATGGGCGCGGGTTCGGCCCCCGCCATGGTCGAGGCGTGCGCCCGGATCGTGCACGCGTGTCCGCGCCGGGTGCGGTACGCCTGGGCCCATGTGCTCGATCTGCTCGATCTCGACCACGCGGTACGGGAGTTGAGGGTGCCGACGGTCGTCGTCGTCGGTACGGCGGACCGGTTGACCCCGCCGGCGCAGGCGCGCTCACTGGCCGCCGCGCTGCCCGACTGCCTCGGCGTCACCGAACTGCCGGGAGTCGGCCACATGACCCCGGTCGAGGCGCCCGAGCCGGTGAGCGCGCGGATCCGCGAACTCGCCGTGACCTACCTGACGATCAAGGAGGACGCATGA
- a CDS encoding flavin-containing monooxygenase, whose product MTEHEHVRVAVIGSGFGGLGAAVRLRREGVTDFVVLERAGSVGGTWRDNSYPGCACDVPSHLYSFSFAPNPDWPRAFSGQRHIRAYLEHVADVFHLRRHIRFDSEVKLMTWDAEQLRWEIETSGGRLTADLVVSATGPLSDPRIPDVPGLDSFPGEVFHSARWNHDHDLRGKRVAMVGTGASAIQIVPAIQPQVGRLTLFQRTPPWVLPRVDRAISGAERALHRALPFTTRLRRGLLWGIRELQVQAFTKHPDELNLVEQLAKRNMARAIKDPALRAKLTPDYRIGCKRILLSSEYYPALAKPNVDVVASGLAEVRGSTLVGADGSETEADTIVFGTGFHVTDMPIADRVVGADGRTLAEAWKGGMEALRGASAAGFPNWMTIIGPNTGLGNSSMILMIESQLNYLADFVRQLDVLGGRAALDARPAAVRDWNHRVQERMKRTVWSTGGCTSWYLDDNGRNSTIWPGTTSEFRRATRRVDLAEYEVLRARKKVDA is encoded by the coding sequence ATGACCGAACACGAACATGTGCGGGTGGCGGTGATCGGGTCCGGCTTCGGCGGGCTGGGGGCCGCCGTGCGGCTGCGCCGCGAGGGCGTCACCGACTTCGTGGTGCTGGAGCGGGCCGGCAGCGTGGGCGGCACCTGGCGCGACAACAGCTATCCCGGGTGCGCCTGCGACGTGCCCTCCCACCTGTACTCGTTCTCCTTCGCGCCCAACCCCGACTGGCCGCGCGCCTTCTCCGGACAGCGGCACATCCGCGCGTACCTGGAGCACGTCGCCGACGTCTTCCACCTGCGGCGCCACATCCGCTTCGACTCCGAGGTCAAGCTGATGACCTGGGACGCCGAGCAGCTGCGCTGGGAGATCGAGACCAGCGGCGGGCGGCTCACCGCCGACCTCGTCGTCTCCGCCACCGGGCCGCTCTCCGACCCGAGGATCCCGGACGTCCCGGGGCTCGACTCCTTCCCCGGCGAGGTCTTCCACTCCGCCCGCTGGAACCACGACCACGACCTGCGCGGCAAGCGCGTCGCGATGGTGGGCACCGGGGCCTCCGCCATCCAGATCGTGCCCGCCATCCAGCCGCAGGTCGGCCGTCTCACCCTCTTCCAGCGCACCCCGCCGTGGGTGCTGCCCCGCGTCGACCGTGCCATCAGCGGCGCCGAGCGGGCCCTGCACCGGGCGCTGCCCTTCACCACCCGGCTCCGGCGCGGACTGCTGTGGGGGATCAGGGAGTTGCAGGTCCAGGCGTTCACCAAGCACCCCGACGAGCTGAACCTCGTCGAGCAGCTGGCGAAGCGGAACATGGCCCGCGCGATCAAGGACCCGGCCCTGCGCGCCAAGCTCACCCCCGACTACCGCATCGGCTGCAAGCGGATCCTGCTCAGCAGCGAGTACTACCCGGCCCTCGCCAAGCCCAACGTCGACGTCGTCGCGAGCGGGCTGGCCGAGGTGCGCGGCTCGACCCTCGTCGGCGCCGACGGCAGCGAGACCGAGGCCGACACGATCGTCTTCGGCACCGGCTTCCACGTCACCGACATGCCGATCGCCGACCGGGTCGTGGGCGCCGACGGCAGGACGCTGGCCGAGGCCTGGAAGGGCGGGATGGAGGCCCTGCGCGGGGCCTCGGCGGCCGGCTTCCCCAACTGGATGACGATCATCGGGCCCAACACCGGGCTCGGCAACTCGTCGATGATCCTGATGATCGAGTCGCAGCTGAACTACCTGGCCGACTTCGTACGGCAGCTCGACGTCCTCGGCGGCCGCGCCGCCCTCGACGCCCGCCCGGCCGCCGTGCGGGACTGGAACCACCGGGTGCAGGAACGCATGAAGCGCACGGTGTGGAGCACCGGCGGCTGCACCAGCTGGTATCTCGATGACAACGGCCGCAACAGCACCATCTGGCCCGGTACGACGAGCGAGTTCCGGCGGGCCACCCGACGCGTGGACCTCGCGGAGTACGAGGTGCTCCGGGCCCGGAAGAAGGTCGACGCGTGA
- a CDS encoding MerR family transcriptional regulator, whose product MEELARLAGITVRTLRFYRERKLIPPPRREGRIAWYDDHHLARLRTIGALLERGHTLTGIAELAEALDHGRDVADVLGVTPPTEEEPVRLTPEELAARFEGQVTPENLAAALDLGYLGTDGDEIVHVSRRLLDVSSALVREGIPLAEVLAAGARVRDHVDALAEMFADLVLRHGTESDLQRLRPLARSVVEAELSLALDRRLRQQD is encoded by the coding sequence ATGGAGGAGCTGGCCCGGCTGGCCGGAATCACAGTGCGCACCCTGCGCTTCTACCGCGAGCGCAAACTGATCCCGCCACCCCGCCGCGAGGGCCGTATCGCCTGGTACGACGACCATCACCTGGCCCGGCTACGCACGATCGGGGCGCTCCTGGAACGCGGCCACACCCTCACCGGCATCGCGGAACTGGCCGAGGCCCTCGACCACGGCCGTGACGTCGCCGACGTCCTGGGCGTCACCCCGCCCACCGAGGAGGAACCGGTCCGCCTCACCCCCGAGGAACTCGCCGCCCGCTTCGAGGGCCAGGTCACCCCGGAGAACCTCGCCGCCGCCCTCGACCTCGGCTACCTCGGCACCGACGGCGACGAGATCGTCCACGTCAGCCGCCGCCTCCTCGACGTCTCCTCCGCCCTGGTCCGCGAGGGCATCCCCCTCGCCGAGGTCCTGGCGGCCGGCGCCCGCGTCCGCGACCACGTGGACGCCCTGGCGGAGATGTTCGCCGACCTCGTCCTGCGCCACGGCACGGAATCCGACCTCCAGCGCCTGCGCCCCCTGGCCCGCAGCGTGGTGGAGGCGGAACTGTCACTGGCGCTGGACCGGCGGTTGCGCCAGCAGGACTAG
- a CDS encoding exodeoxyribonuclease III: MLTVTSVNVNGLRAAAKKGFVEWLAGTSADVLCLQEVRAEPQQLPEHVRTPDGWHVVHAPATAKGRAGVSLYTRREPDRVRVGFGSSEFDASGRYVEVDLPGVTVASLYLPSGEVGTERQDEKVRFMGEFLAHLKDLRERSAADGREVLVCGDWNIAHQQADLKNWRANQKSSGFLPEEREWLSRVLDETDGGYVDVVRALHPEVAGPYTWWSYRGRAFDNDTGWRIDLAVATPGLAARAVKAYVERAASHEERWSDHAPVTAVFDM, encoded by the coding sequence GTGCTGACTGTGACCTCCGTGAACGTCAATGGGCTGCGTGCCGCCGCGAAGAAGGGCTTCGTGGAGTGGCTCGCCGGGACCTCCGCCGATGTGCTCTGCCTCCAGGAGGTGCGCGCGGAGCCCCAGCAGCTGCCCGAGCACGTCCGTACGCCCGACGGGTGGCATGTCGTGCACGCCCCCGCGACCGCCAAGGGCCGTGCCGGTGTCTCCCTCTACACCCGCCGCGAGCCCGACCGTGTCCGCGTCGGCTTCGGCTCGTCCGAGTTCGACGCGAGCGGCCGCTACGTCGAGGTCGACCTGCCGGGTGTCACGGTCGCCTCCCTCTACCTGCCCTCCGGGGAGGTCGGCACCGAGCGGCAGGACGAGAAGGTGCGCTTCATGGGCGAGTTCCTCGCCCACCTCAAGGACCTGCGCGAGCGCTCCGCCGCCGACGGCCGCGAGGTCCTCGTCTGCGGCGACTGGAACATCGCCCACCAGCAGGCCGACCTGAAGAACTGGCGCGCCAACCAGAAGAGCTCCGGGTTCCTGCCCGAGGAGCGGGAGTGGCTGAGCCGGGTCCTCGACGAGACCGACGGCGGTTACGTCGATGTCGTGCGGGCGCTGCATCCGGAGGTGGCGGGGCCGTACACGTGGTGGTCGTACCGGGGGCGGGCGTTCGACAACGACACGGGCTGGCGCATCGACCTCGCCGTGGCGACGCCCGGGCTCGCGGCTCGTGCCGTCAAGGCGTACGTCGAGCGGGCCGCCAGCCACGAGGAGCGGTGGTCGGACCACGCTCCTGTGACGGCCGTCTTCGACATGTGA
- a CDS encoding GNAT family N-acetyltransferase produces the protein MIIRQLPFDHPDAVKLNDQVQAEYHVRYGDGGDATVLAPEDFEPPGGVFLIAYDETGAPVATGGWRAQDANEEGNLDGDAELKRMYVVDAMRGRGLARRILAALEEDARAAGRRRMVLETGDQQPEAIALYTSSGYGPCAKFGYYRHYESSRCFAKPLTP, from the coding sequence ATGATTATACGTCAACTGCCCTTCGACCACCCCGACGCGGTCAAGCTCAACGACCAGGTCCAGGCGGAGTACCACGTCCGCTACGGCGACGGCGGCGACGCCACCGTCCTGGCCCCGGAGGACTTCGAGCCGCCGGGCGGTGTGTTCCTGATCGCGTACGACGAGACCGGCGCCCCGGTCGCCACGGGCGGCTGGCGTGCCCAGGACGCGAACGAGGAGGGCAACCTGGACGGGGACGCCGAGCTCAAGCGGATGTACGTCGTCGACGCGATGCGCGGCCGGGGTCTGGCCCGCCGCATCCTGGCCGCCCTGGAGGAGGACGCCCGCGCGGCCGGCCGCAGACGCATGGTCCTGGAGACCGGCGACCAGCAGCCGGAGGCCATCGCCCTCTACACCTCCAGCGGTTACGGGCCGTGCGCCAAGTTCGGCTACTACCGGCACTACGAGTCGAGCCGGTGCTTCGCGAAGCCCCTCACCCCCTGA
- a CDS encoding response regulator yields MPATTVDRPLRVVLAEDSVLLRDGLVGLLARFGHEVVAAVGDAEALLAAAAEHRPDIVVTDVRMPPGFQDEGLHAAVRLREERAGLPVLVLSQYVQRAYAAELLDSGDGTGVGYLLKDRVGQVEEFVDALHKVAAGGTVVDPEVVRQLLRRRRDPLARLTPREREVLALIAEGRSNGAIARTLVVSEAAVGKHIGSILTKLDLPPADDVHRRVLAVLAYLRG; encoded by the coding sequence TTGCCGGCCACGACCGTCGACCGACCCCTGCGCGTAGTCCTCGCCGAGGACAGCGTGCTGCTGCGCGACGGCCTCGTCGGGCTGCTCGCCCGCTTCGGCCACGAGGTGGTGGCGGCCGTCGGTGACGCGGAAGCGCTGCTCGCGGCGGCCGCCGAGCACCGGCCCGACATCGTGGTGACGGACGTCCGGATGCCGCCCGGCTTCCAGGACGAGGGGCTGCACGCGGCCGTACGGCTGCGCGAGGAGCGGGCCGGGCTGCCGGTGCTGGTGCTCAGCCAGTACGTGCAGCGGGCCTACGCCGCCGAGCTCCTCGACTCCGGTGACGGCACCGGTGTCGGCTATCTGCTCAAGGACCGGGTGGGCCAGGTCGAGGAGTTCGTGGACGCGCTGCACAAGGTCGCCGCCGGGGGCACGGTGGTGGACCCGGAGGTCGTACGGCAGTTGCTGCGCCGGCGGCGGGATCCGCTCGCGCGGCTGACCCCGCGCGAGCGGGAGGTGCTGGCGCTGATCGCCGAGGGCCGGTCCAACGGCGCGATAGCGCGCACGCTGGTGGTGTCGGAGGCCGCCGTCGGCAAGCACATCGGGAGCATCCTCACCAAGCTGGACCTGCCTCCGGCGGACGACGTCCACCGGAGAGTGCTGGCGGTGCTGGCGTACCTCAGGGGGTGA
- a CDS encoding sensor histidine kinase, producing the protein MNVWRALAGRGYLRSAWPWRAAAYLAGGAVFGAVVLVVVLGGLVVGGALAVVLLGLPLLVLTALAGIPVAAVERWRLRVTGMGPAGGGGHRVPDAPGLWAWLVTRVRETATWRELAYAVLLGLVLWPLDALVVLGATGIPLSMVAAPVFLALDGEAKAVKLWTVDTWPGALGVAALGLVLLATGAYALGVVAGARAELARAVLSSKDDTEDVLQLVRSRARLVDAFEAERRRIERDLHDGAQQRLVALTMSLGLARLDAPPGPLADQLASAHAEAGRALADLRELIHGIHPKVLTDYGLEAAVADAADRSPVPVDLDLHLPERLPQPVESAAYFVVGEALTNVARHSGANRAAVSGGYGDGRLTLHIRDDGRGGADSAHGTGLTGLADRVSVLDGTLSLSSPPGGPTLLRVEIPCRPRPSTDPCA; encoded by the coding sequence ATGAACGTGTGGCGGGCCCTCGCGGGGCGTGGATACCTGAGGTCGGCATGGCCCTGGCGGGCGGCCGCGTACCTGGCCGGCGGGGCTGTGTTCGGCGCGGTCGTGCTCGTCGTGGTGCTCGGCGGGCTCGTCGTCGGCGGCGCGCTGGCCGTCGTACTCCTCGGGCTGCCGTTGCTGGTGCTGACCGCGCTGGCCGGGATCCCGGTGGCCGCCGTGGAGCGGTGGCGGCTGCGGGTGACGGGGATGGGGCCGGCGGGCGGGGGCGGGCATCGGGTGCCGGACGCGCCGGGGCTGTGGGCGTGGCTGGTGACGCGAGTGCGGGAGACCGCGACCTGGCGGGAACTGGCGTACGCCGTGCTGCTCGGGCTGGTGCTGTGGCCGCTGGACGCGCTGGTCGTCCTCGGCGCGACCGGGATTCCGCTGTCGATGGTCGCCGCGCCCGTGTTCCTGGCGCTCGACGGGGAGGCGAAGGCGGTCAAGCTGTGGACCGTCGACACCTGGCCGGGCGCCCTCGGGGTGGCCGCGCTCGGGCTCGTACTGCTGGCAACGGGCGCCTACGCGCTGGGAGTTGTCGCCGGGGCGCGGGCGGAGCTGGCGCGGGCCGTGCTGTCCTCGAAGGACGACACCGAGGATGTTCTTCAACTCGTGCGCTCCCGTGCACGGTTGGTGGACGCCTTCGAGGCGGAACGGCGGCGCATCGAGCGCGATCTGCACGACGGCGCCCAACAGCGGCTCGTCGCTCTCACCATGAGCCTCGGCCTGGCCCGCCTGGACGCACCGCCGGGACCGCTCGCCGACCAACTCGCATCAGCGCACGCGGAGGCCGGGCGGGCGCTGGCCGACCTGCGCGAGCTGATCCACGGCATCCACCCCAAGGTCCTCACCGACTACGGCCTCGAAGCCGCCGTCGCCGACGCGGCCGACCGCAGCCCGGTCCCCGTCGACCTGGACCTCCACCTCCCCGAGCGTCTTCCCCAACCGGTGGAATCCGCCGCGTACTTCGTCGTCGGCGAGGCCCTCACGAACGTCGCCCGGCACAGCGGCGCGAACCGGGCCGCCGTCAGCGGCGGATACGGCGACGGACGGCTGACCCTGCACATCCGCGACGACGGACGGGGCGGTGCCGACAGCGCGCACGGCACCGGGCTCACCGGTCTCGCCGACCGGGTGTCGGTGCTCGATGGCACACTCTCCCTGTCCAGCCCGCCCGGCGGACCGACCCTGCTGCGTGTGGAGATCCCTTGCCGGCCACGACCGTCGACCGACCCCTGCGCGTAG
- a CDS encoding ABC transporter ATP-binding protein, with the protein MRSQAIELRDVHRRFASGGAAVAALDGVTLALPRGTFTAVMGPSGSGKSTLLHCAAGLDRPTSGSVRLGETELTALSERRLTLLRRERVGFVFQAFNLLPSLTAAQNTALPLRLARRRVPRARVLEALREVGLADRAGHRPSQLSGGQQQRVALARALITRPEVLFADEPTGALDSRTGHQILTLLRTLVDTGSTTIVMVTHDPTAASYADRVVFLVDGRVHGELSGGSAREIAGRMAGWETKAPSKTTRLSEATPC; encoded by the coding sequence ATGAGATCTCAGGCGATCGAACTGCGGGACGTGCACAGGCGGTTCGCTTCGGGCGGCGCCGCGGTGGCCGCCCTCGACGGCGTCACGCTCGCCCTCCCCCGGGGCACCTTCACCGCCGTCATGGGACCGTCCGGCTCCGGCAAGTCGACCCTGCTGCACTGCGCCGCCGGCCTGGACCGGCCCACCTCGGGCTCGGTACGCCTCGGCGAGACCGAGCTGACCGCACTGAGCGAACGCCGACTGACCCTGCTGCGCCGCGAGCGCGTCGGCTTCGTCTTCCAGGCGTTCAACCTGCTGCCTTCCCTCACCGCCGCGCAGAACACCGCGCTCCCGCTCCGCCTGGCCCGCCGCCGTGTGCCCCGTGCGCGCGTTCTGGAAGCGCTGCGCGAGGTGGGCCTGGCCGACCGAGCCGGCCACCGCCCCTCCCAGCTCTCCGGCGGCCAGCAACAACGCGTCGCCCTCGCCCGCGCCCTCATCACCCGCCCCGAGGTCCTCTTCGCCGACGAACCGACCGGCGCCCTGGACTCCCGCACGGGCCACCAGATCCTCACCCTGCTGCGCACCCTGGTCGACACCGGGAGCACGACGATCGTGATGGTCACCCACGACCCGACGGCCGCGTCGTACGCCGACCGGGTCGTGTTCCTGGTGGACGGGCGGGTGCACGGGGAGTTGAGCGGGGGGTCGGCGCGGGAGATCGCGGGGCGGATGGCGGGATGGGAGACCAAGGCCCCATCGAAGACCACGCGCCTGTCGGAGGCCACCCCGTGCTGA
- a CDS encoding FtsX-like permease family protein has product MLSIAVRGLRTRWTTFTGTFLALSLGVALLTVMGLALASSADAPERKPERFAAAPVVVRGQDTLRVPTPIGERTQKLAHPRPVPARTIAALRALGRVVEDRTFPVRAPGAPGDLVGHPWSTAAFAPYDLTAGRAPSAPDEVVATGDWTTVGQRLRTPAGPVRVVGTVRVPGTVDTPGFENALFYTDARAARLSPRIPQVVVTATPVAVRKAAPGLNVLTGDARRFADADPDRDREALTALNALFGTAGGVAGFVSVFVVASTFAFAVAQRRREFGLLRTAGATPGQIRRTVVTEALLVGVLASATGCALGGYAAPHLASRVVAGGLAPAWFTIGDHAWPYHLAFWTGLLVALCGVLAASWRAGRTPPTQALREASVDTGTMTRGRLLTGAALLLTAAVTLVLALLTDPGDLLHRKTYISRPMLLITATALLSPVLVRPSIRLLTWPATRLPGATGLLVRENTTTALRRTAALTAPVLITVALTGSLLGATATLNEARTKELRARTTADFVVTPTGADDGTGTGTGLTARTVERLRALPGAEVSVTARSAVYVLEDDVALIRSEARAATPEDLAATTHLPLTSGRLADLDDDSIVVNEEWAEHTVGDHVTVRLGDGTPTTLRIAAVMPTGTGDNGVYITPANAPSAPVDRVDVKVAAGADATTVEAALRRAVGPAPTAEAQVLTRTAWLRTVSPRTDDTTRLGFFLVLGLALLYTGISLANTLLMSTSDRTGALRSLRLTGATRGQLLGLAVAESLTIVTLGTLLGLLATTVNLLTLTTALTLLSAPPTLQLPWLPLTTTALACTLLATATSLLPPPRTNKKRPRPIN; this is encoded by the coding sequence GTGCTGAGCATCGCCGTACGCGGGCTGCGTACCCGCTGGACCACCTTCACCGGTACCTTCCTGGCCCTCTCCCTCGGTGTCGCCCTGCTCACCGTGATGGGCCTGGCGCTCGCCTCCTCCGCCGACGCCCCGGAACGCAAGCCGGAACGCTTCGCGGCGGCGCCGGTCGTGGTGCGCGGCCAGGACACCCTGCGCGTGCCCACGCCGATCGGCGAACGCACCCAGAAGCTGGCGCACCCCCGACCGGTCCCGGCCCGAACCATCGCCGCACTGCGCGCCCTCGGCCGGGTCGTCGAGGACCGGACCTTCCCGGTACGAGCCCCTGGGGCACCCGGTGACCTGGTCGGCCACCCCTGGTCCACGGCCGCCTTCGCCCCGTACGACCTCACCGCGGGAAGGGCACCGAGCGCCCCGGACGAGGTCGTGGCCACCGGAGACTGGACGACCGTGGGCCAACGGCTGCGCACTCCCGCGGGCCCGGTACGCGTGGTGGGCACGGTGCGTGTACCGGGCACGGTCGACACCCCCGGCTTCGAGAACGCCCTCTTCTACACGGACGCCCGCGCGGCCCGCCTGTCACCACGGATCCCCCAAGTCGTCGTAACGGCAACCCCGGTGGCGGTACGGAAGGCGGCCCCCGGCCTGAACGTCCTCACCGGTGACGCCCGACGGTTCGCGGACGCCGATCCCGACCGGGACCGCGAGGCGCTGACCGCGCTGAACGCCCTGTTCGGCACGGCCGGCGGGGTCGCCGGGTTCGTGTCGGTGTTCGTCGTGGCGTCGACGTTCGCCTTCGCGGTCGCGCAACGGCGCCGGGAGTTCGGCCTGCTGCGCACCGCGGGCGCCACCCCGGGCCAGATCCGCCGGACGGTGGTGACGGAGGCCCTGCTCGTCGGCGTCCTCGCCTCCGCCACGGGCTGCGCGCTCGGCGGATACGCCGCCCCGCACCTGGCCTCCCGGGTCGTGGCCGGCGGCCTGGCCCCGGCCTGGTTCACCATCGGCGACCATGCCTGGCCGTACCACCTGGCCTTCTGGACGGGCCTGCTGGTGGCCCTGTGCGGAGTGCTGGCCGCGTCCTGGCGGGCCGGCCGGACGCCTCCCACCCAGGCGCTGCGCGAGGCCTCGGTCGACACCGGCACGATGACCCGCGGCCGCCTGCTCACCGGCGCGGCCCTCCTGCTCACCGCGGCGGTGACCCTGGTCCTGGCCCTGCTCACCGACCCGGGCGACCTGTTGCACCGCAAGACCTACATCAGCCGCCCCATGCTCCTGATCACCGCGACCGCCCTGCTCTCCCCGGTCCTGGTCCGCCCCTCGATCCGGCTCCTCACCTGGCCGGCCACCCGGCTCCCCGGCGCCACCGGCCTCCTGGTCCGCGAGAACACCACCACGGCGCTGCGCCGCACCGCCGCCCTCACGGCCCCCGTCCTGATCACCGTCGCCCTCACCGGCTCGTTGCTGGGCGCCACCGCGACCCTGAACGAGGCGAGGACGAAGGAACTCCGGGCCCGCACGACGGCGGACTTCGTGGTGACACCGACAGGAGCGGACGACGGCACCGGGACCGGGACGGGCCTCACCGCGCGGACCGTGGAACGCCTGCGCGCACTGCCGGGCGCCGAGGTCTCGGTCACCGCTCGCAGCGCGGTGTACGTCCTGGAGGACGACGTGGCCCTGATCAGGTCCGAGGCCCGCGCGGCCACCCCGGAGGACCTCGCCGCGACCACGCACCTGCCGCTGACGTCGGGCCGTCTCGCCGACCTGGACGACGACTCGATCGTCGTCAACGAGGAGTGGGCCGAGCACACGGTCGGCGACCACGTCACCGTCCGACTGGGCGACGGCACGCCCACCACCCTCCGCATCGCCGCGGTGATGCCCACCGGCACCGGCGACAACGGCGTCTACATCACCCCGGCCAACGCCCCGTCCGCCCCCGTCGACCGCGTGGACGTGAAGGTCGCCGCCGGCGCGGACGCGACCACGGTGGAGGCGGCACTACGACGAGCGGTGGGACCGGCCCCGACCGCGGAAGCCCAGGTCCTCACGAGAACCGCCTGGCTGAGAACCGTCTCCCCCCGAACCGACGACACCACCCGCCTCGGCTTCTTCCTGGTCCTGGGCCTCGCCCTGCTCTACACCGGCATCTCCCTGGCGAACACCCTGCTCATGTCCACCTCGGACCGCACCGGCGCCCTGCGCTCCCTCCGCCTGACGGGAGCCACCCGCGGTCAGCTCCTCGGCCTGGCGGTCGCGGAGTCCCTGACGATCGTCACCCTCGGCACCCTCCTCGGCCTCCTGGCCACCACCGTCAACCTCCTCACCCTCACCACCGCCCTGACCCTCCTCTCCGCACCCCCCACCCTCCAACTCCCCTGGCTCCCCCTCACCACCACAGCCCTCGCCTGCACCCTCCTGGCGACAGCCACCTCACTGCTCCCCCCACCCCGCACAAACAAAAAAAGACCCCGCCCGATCAACTGA